One part of the Eptesicus fuscus isolate TK198812 chromosome 20, DD_ASM_mEF_20220401, whole genome shotgun sequence genome encodes these proteins:
- the CENPX gene encoding centromere protein X has protein sequence MEGTSACFRKDLVSKLLHLHFKDDKTKVSGDALLLIAQLLKVFVVEATVRSIRQAQAEDLPCVDVEQLEKVLPQLLLDF, from the exons ATGGAGGGAACCAGCGCCTGCTTCCGGAAG GACCTGGTGAGCAAGCTGCTGCACCTGCACTTCAAGGATGACAAGACCAAAG TCAGCGGGGACGCGCTGCTGCTCATAGCCCAGCTGCTCAAGGTCTTCGTCGTAG AGGCGACCGTCCGCAGCATCAGGCAGGCCCAGGCCGAGGACCTGCCCTGTGTGGACGTGGAGCAGCTGGAGAAGGTGCTGCCGCAGCTG CTTCTGGACTTCTAG